The following are encoded together in the Longimicrobium sp. genome:
- a CDS encoding response regulator transcription factor codes for MDMVRILLADDHEVVRAGLRSLLDGSEGMQVVGEARNGVEAFRMACELQPDVAVLDVSMPDMGGLEAAEKLARECPAVRILALTMHDDRAHLTRMLEAGAAGYVLKRAAADELVRAIRVVAAGGTYVDPTLAGRMLRTTSPARGTRDVPSPEALSGREEEVLRRIAWGQSNKQIAAELEISTKTVETYKARLTDKLGLRSRTEMVRYALQQGWLSDG; via the coding sequence ATGGACATGGTGCGCATACTGCTGGCCGATGACCACGAGGTGGTGCGCGCCGGCCTGCGGTCGCTCCTGGACGGCAGCGAGGGAATGCAGGTGGTGGGCGAGGCGCGCAACGGGGTCGAGGCGTTCCGCATGGCCTGCGAGCTTCAGCCCGACGTGGCGGTGCTGGACGTGTCCATGCCCGACATGGGCGGCCTCGAAGCCGCGGAAAAGCTGGCGCGCGAGTGCCCCGCCGTACGAATTTTGGCGCTGACCATGCACGACGACCGCGCCCACCTGACGCGCATGCTGGAGGCGGGCGCCGCGGGCTACGTGCTGAAGCGCGCCGCCGCCGACGAGCTGGTGCGCGCCATCCGCGTGGTGGCGGCGGGGGGCACGTATGTGGATCCCACGCTCGCCGGCCGCATGCTCCGTACGACCTCACCGGCCCGCGGCACCCGTGACGTGCCCTCGCCCGAGGCCCTGAGCGGGCGGGAGGAAGAGGTGCTGCGCCGCATCGCCTGGGGCCAGAGCAACAAGCAGATCGCGGCCGAGCTGGAAATCAGCACCAAGACGGTGGAAACCTACAAGGCCCGCCTCACCGACAAGCTGGGCCTGCGCAGCCGTACCGAGATGGTGCGCTACGCCCTTCAGCAGGGCTGGCTTTCCGACGGCTGA